In Oncorhynchus kisutch isolate 150728-3 unplaced genomic scaffold, Okis_V2 scaffold1571, whole genome shotgun sequence, the following are encoded in one genomic region:
- the LOC116366748 gene encoding ubiquitin carboxyl-terminal hydrolase 37-like isoform X1, whose protein sequence is MYTQCNLSILCYLRFRLDTYDSPFRRTSSYSYDPPLPLAGDLGGKVFSTITFSCQQKKRQKANSVDVEQKTRKKKERGTSSPSPIPSDRSERNGSATSDPSPSDQLSSLHPPPSPVKCSSQPCSPAKQPSVPRSPAKNPSPVKSSPVVSHPSSPSPTNPLDRHGDTSQEGTTVRPLSLQEHSSPMPQRPVSATRSMTLPRASSATRSMTLPRTSSATRGSEETQGARGERGELDNMELLGLPNIGNTCFLNATLQCLLVLPSFSKEILHQEQLWSSSPFSNLLRCLSDVHRSGLPDSGANQASKADLMWKVKYSLSGYDLKYLGDTQQDAHELLVNMLCQLKEEGMILKTLGMNYTCPVSQLEFQLVSVRTCTSCGRESSTREDYNHLSLDFSPERTLLNSLALTFKVST, encoded by the exons ATGTACACTCAATGTAACCTGTCTATACTATGTTATTTGAGGTTTAGGCTAGATACCTATGATTCTCCATTTAGGCGAACCTCTTCCTACTCTTATGACCCCCCTCTTCCATTGGCTGGGGATCTCGGGGGGAAAGTATTTAGCACTATCACATTTTCTTGTCAACAGAAAAAACGTCAGAAAGCAAATTCAGTTGATGTGGAGCAGAAGACAAGAAAGAAGAAGGAGAGGGGcacttcatccccctctccaattCCATCTGACCGTTCTGAACGGAATGGCTCCGCTACCTCTGACCCCTCACCCTCTGACcaactctcctccctccatccacctccctctcctgttaAATGTTCCTCTCAGCCTTGCTCTCCTGCTAAACAACCCTCTGTACCCCGGTCACCTGCCAAAAACCCTTCCCCAGTGAAATCCTCTCCAGTGGTGTCCCACCCTAGTTCTCCCTCTCCTACCAACCCTCTGGACCGtcatggagacaccagtcagGAGGGCACAACAGTCAG accTCTGTCTCTTCAGGAACACTCTAGTCCAATGCCCCAGAGACCAGTCTCAGCCACCAGAAGCATGACTCTTCCCAGGGCCAGCTCAGCCACCAGAAGCATGACTCTTCCCAGGACCAGCTCAGCCACCAGAGGGTCAGAAGAGACCCAGGGGGCCAGAGGAGAACGGGGGGAACTGGACAACATGGAACTTCTTGG GTTGCCTAACATTGGCAACACTTGCTTCCTTAACGCCACCCTGCAGTGCCTCCTGGTCCTGCCTTCCTTCTCAAAGGAAATCCTGCACCAGGAACAACTCTGgagctcctcccccttctccaacCTGCTCAG GTGTCTGTCTGATGTGCACCGTTCGGGTCTACCTGACAGTGGGGCAAACCAGGCCTCAAAAGCAGATCTCATGTGGAAGGTCAAGTACTCCTTGTCGGGATACGATTTGAAGTATCTGGGGGACACGCAACAG GACGCACATGAGTTACTTGTCAATATGCTGTGCCAGCTGAAGGAGGAGGGCATGATTCTGAAGACACTCGGGATGAACTATACCTGCCCTGTTTCCCAGCTGGAGTTCCAACTTGTGTCGGTGCGCACATGTACCAG CTGTGGGCGCGAGTCGTCTACCAGAGAGGACTACAACCACCTCTCATTGGACTTCAGCCCTGAGCGCACCTTGCTGAACAGCCTAGCACTCACTTTCAAAGTCAGCACTTAG
- the LOC116366748 gene encoding ubiquitin carboxyl-terminal hydrolase 37-like isoform X2 — protein MPQRPVSATRSMTLPRASSATRSMTLPRTSSATRGSEETQGARGERGELDNMELLGLPNIGNTCFLNATLQCLLVLPSFSKEILHQEQLWSSSPFSNLLRCLSDVHRSGLPDSGANQASKADLMWKVKYSLSGYDLKYLGDTQQDAHELLVNMLCQLKEEGMILKTLGMNYTCPVSQLEFQLVSVRTCTSCGRESSTREDYNHLSLDFSPERTLLNSLALTFKVST, from the exons ATGCCCCAGAGACCAGTCTCAGCCACCAGAAGCATGACTCTTCCCAGGGCCAGCTCAGCCACCAGAAGCATGACTCTTCCCAGGACCAGCTCAGCCACCAGAGGGTCAGAAGAGACCCAGGGGGCCAGAGGAGAACGGGGGGAACTGGACAACATGGAACTTCTTGG GTTGCCTAACATTGGCAACACTTGCTTCCTTAACGCCACCCTGCAGTGCCTCCTGGTCCTGCCTTCCTTCTCAAAGGAAATCCTGCACCAGGAACAACTCTGgagctcctcccccttctccaacCTGCTCAG GTGTCTGTCTGATGTGCACCGTTCGGGTCTACCTGACAGTGGGGCAAACCAGGCCTCAAAAGCAGATCTCATGTGGAAGGTCAAGTACTCCTTGTCGGGATACGATTTGAAGTATCTGGGGGACACGCAACAG GACGCACATGAGTTACTTGTCAATATGCTGTGCCAGCTGAAGGAGGAGGGCATGATTCTGAAGACACTCGGGATGAACTATACCTGCCCTGTTTCCCAGCTGGAGTTCCAACTTGTGTCGGTGCGCACATGTACCAG CTGTGGGCGCGAGTCGTCTACCAGAGAGGACTACAACCACCTCTCATTGGACTTCAGCCCTGAGCGCACCTTGCTGAACAGCCTAGCACTCACTTTCAAAGTCAGCACTTAG
- the LOC116366746 gene encoding uncharacterized protein LOC116366746, protein MQDSAGRRHSYRRTIELRLEIEVIVFDHKCVKMSEGVYENDEPEAMKNTDIDGQLYGNVGAFKPSTRDGVVASVPVSTEPDNSGKRSSRVAAVCLGLLCVLLAGIIGLSVYYYGIYKGFLAYTTNSSAERDQLQTSYNNLTTERGQLQTSYNNLTTERDQLQTSYNNLAKQIEQLQTERDFLRGWLTKCKQTCPAGWQKFESSWYFLSTETKTWKESREDCLERGADLVIINSDKEQKFLFDLKRRVWIGLTDSVNEGTWKWVDGTPLTTGYCQLRTLLQKPIPQHMESAEAGAPGKGVKERAQEHVAMLHHLGARHGPRCPKHGPWERQGVPPAPQPGSPLLAPTSPGPSGIRLDLPREYDGTAACCQGFDLYMATDHPAPSGSEKVSALVSCLSGKAFKWANAMCGERDAAVAHFEDFTCRFRAVFDHPPKGRAAGECLFHLRQGTRSAQEFAMDFRTLAAGSGWNDRALIDLYRCSLRKDVRRDTAAPVPMKLGGPVRRETGGGSVSCTSCGRRGYIIAQANPSSWNAQEYAHNTLINASS, encoded by the exons ATGCAAGACAGTGCAGGGAGAAGACACAGCTACAGACGTACAATAGAGTTGAGGTTAGAAATAGAAGTTATTGTATTTGACCACAAGTGTGTTAAGATGTCAGAGGGAGTCTATGAAAACGATGAGCCTGAAGCAATGAAGAACACAGACATTGATGGCCAATTATATGGCAACGTAGGAGCCTTCAAGCCCAGTACAAGAGATGGAGTTGTTGCTTCAG TACCTGTGTCCACAGAACCTGATAACTCAGGGAAGAGATCCTCCAGAGTTGCTGCAGTGTGTCTGGGGCTGCTGTGTGTTCTACTTGCTGGGATCATaggcctgtctgtctact ATTATGGGATTTATAAGGGTTTCTTAGCCTATACAACCAACTCAtctgcagagagagaccagctacagaccagctacaacaacctgactacTGAGAGAGGCCAGCTACAGACCagctacaacaacctgactactgagagagaccagctacagaccagttacaacaaccTGGCTAAACAGATAGAACAGCTACAGACTGAGAGAGATTTTCTTAGGGGGTGGCTTACCAAGTGCA AACAAACCTGTCCTGCTGGCTGGCAGAAGTTTGAATCCAGCTGGTACTTCCTGTCTACTGAGACTAAAACCtggaaggagagcagagaggattgtctggagagaggagcagacctggTGATCATAAACAGTGATAaggaacag AAATTTCTCTTCGACCTCAAGAGGAGAGTCTGGATTGGTCTGACCGATTCGGTTAATGAGGGGACCTGGAAATGGGTGGACGGCACCCCACTGACCACAGG gtactg CCAATTACGCACTCTGCTACAGAAACCCATACCACAACATATGGAGTCAGCAGAAGCAGGTGCCCCTGGAAAAGGGGTGAAGGAGCGCGCCCAGGAGCATGTGGCGATGCTCCACCATCTCGGCGCCCGCCATGGACCACGTTGTCCAAAACATGGaccctgggagagacagggagttcctcCAGCACCTCAACCGGGGTCTCCACTACTCGCCCCCACTTCACccggtcccagtgggattcgtcTCGACCTTCCCCGGGAGTACGATGGGACGGCTGCATGCTGCCAGGGTTTCGACCTGTATATGGCAACCGACCACCCGGCTCCTTCAGGCAGTGAGAaggtgtccgccctcgtctcgtgcctctCTGGGAAAGCCTTCAAGTGGGCCAATGCCATGTGCGGAGAAAGAGATGCGGCAGTGGCCCATTTCGAGGATTTCACCTGCCGCTTCCGGGCAGTCTTCGACCACCCACCCAAGGGTAGAGCGGCGGGTGAATGTctcttccatctgaggcaggggacgaggagcgcccaggagttcgcCATGGATTTTCGGACCCTGGCTGCCGGCTCTGGTTGGAACGATAGGGCCCTCATCGACCTCTATCGCTGCAGTTTGCGCAAGGATgtccgtcggga CACCGCCGCTCCGGTGCCCATGAAACTGGGGGGTCCTGTACGCAGGGAGACTGGAGGAGGTTCCGTCTCGTGCACCagctgtggccgcagag